A single window of Chitinophagales bacterium DNA harbors:
- a CDS encoding DinB family protein: protein MNKIQLIALLQDTKTTTLYYFNLSEDELSKSYGEGKWTIRQILNHLADAETVLYDRIRRIIAVPKQVIWAFDQEAWAKQLHYEYFPIAINKNIYSAVRESIIYLADEYYEPLGSNEFVHSETGLRTLKEEFEKVALHNQNHIHQIELALAR from the coding sequence ATGAACAAAATACAACTAATTGCATTGTTGCAAGATACCAAAACCACTACCCTCTACTACTTCAATTTGTCCGAAGATGAATTGTCAAAATCGTATGGAGAAGGAAAGTGGACGATTCGGCAAATTCTTAACCATTTGGCGGATGCAGAAACAGTGTTGTATGACAGAATTAGAAGGATTATTGCAGTCCCCAAACAGGTAATATGGGCCTTTGACCAAGAAGCTTGGGCCAAACAACTGCATTATGAATATTTTCCAATAGCAATCAACAAAAATATTTACAGTGCTGTTCGAGAATCAATTATTTACCTTGCAGACGAATATTATGAACCTTTGGGCAGCAATGAATTTGTGCATAGTGAAACAGGGCTTAGAACATTGAAGGAGGAGTTTGAGAAAGTTGCCCTTCACAATCAAAATCATATTCATCAAATTGAACTCGCTTTGGCGAGGTAA
- a CDS encoding DUF952 domain-containing protein, with translation MSDKTMIYHITTPEDWNGQADSEVYTHISLKEEGFIHCSKAEQIEAVIERYFREVRELLLLQIDPQLLENELKYELSTGNEWYPHIYGSINKGAIVEVKNI, from the coding sequence ATGAGTGATAAGACAATGATTTACCACATCACAACACCCGAGGATTGGAATGGACAAGCTGATTCAGAAGTCTATACACATATTAGTTTGAAGGAAGAAGGTTTCATTCATTGCAGCAAAGCGGAACAAATTGAAGCAGTGATTGAACGTTATTTCAGGGAAGTGAGAGAACTACTTCTGTTGCAAATTGATCCACAACTACTTGAAAATGAATTGAAGTACGAGTTATCTACGGGTAATGAATGGTATCCGCATATTTATGGGAGTATCAATAAGGGGGCAATTGTGGAGGTAAAAAACATATGA
- a CDS encoding glucose 1-dehydrogenase translates to MQSFNNQSVIVTGAGSGIGKATAMYFAEKEANVIVSDIHVENGNKVVAAIEAMGGKAVFVQTNVANDREVKSLVQECVHYFGKLDIMVNNAGIGGELCFFDQITDESWEQIIAINQTGVFYCMRAALKVMKAQRKGCIVNTASVAGIGSAARMGAYAASKHAVVGMTKTAAVEYAKYGIRINAICPTVIKTPMGDSYISSDPKITELIKQTIPMKRFGEAEEVARTVGWLCSEDASFITGHAIRIDGGMMA, encoded by the coding sequence ATGCAATCATTTAACAATCAATCTGTAATTGTCACAGGAGCTGGTTCGGGAATCGGAAAAGCAACTGCCATGTATTTTGCCGAAAAAGAAGCAAATGTTATAGTGTCCGATATTCATGTAGAGAATGGAAATAAGGTTGTAGCAGCTATTGAAGCGATGGGCGGCAAAGCTGTTTTTGTGCAAACGAATGTAGCCAACGATAGAGAGGTGAAAAGTTTGGTGCAAGAATGTGTGCATTATTTCGGCAAATTGGATATCATGGTCAACAATGCGGGCATTGGCGGAGAACTATGTTTTTTCGACCAAATCACCGATGAAAGTTGGGAGCAAATCATTGCCATCAATCAGACAGGCGTTTTTTATTGTATGCGTGCGGCATTGAAGGTGATGAAAGCACAGCGAAAAGGCTGTATTGTCAACACTGCTTCGGTGGCGGGAATTGGTTCGGCTGCAAGGATGGGTGCTTATGCGGCGAGTAAACATGCAGTGGTCGGAATGACCAAAACGGCTGCGGTAGAATATGCTAAGTATGGGATTCGCATCAATGCTATCTGTCCAACGGTTATCAAAACACCGATGGGCGATTCCTACATTTCGAGCGATCCAAAAATCACCGAATTGATCAAACAAACCATTCCCATGAAACGATTTGGAGAGGCCGAAGAAGTGGCGAGAACTGTGGGTTGGCTTTGCAGTGAAGATGCGAGTTTTATCACTGGTCATGCAATTCGAATAGATGGCGGAATGATGGCCTAA
- a CDS encoding VF530 family protein → MSKEQPNNPLHGVKLADILEYLVYEYGWEALGARINIRCFTHDPSIKSSLKFLRRTPWARTKVEDLYLYTKELTSK, encoded by the coding sequence ATGAGCAAAGAACAACCCAACAATCCCTTACATGGCGTAAAGTTAGCAGACATACTCGAATATTTGGTGTATGAATATGGCTGGGAAGCCTTGGGGGCAAGAATCAATATCCGATGTTTTACGCACGACCCTTCTATTAAATCCAGCCTCAAATTTTTGAGAAGAACACCGTGGGCAAGAACGAAAGTGGAGGATTTGTATCTCTATACCAAGGAGTTGACCAGTAAATAG
- a CDS encoding RNA polymerase sigma factor yields the protein MKNTVIGDTLTNQTIIEGFRNGDTRMIINAYKIARPRIYAYVLRNTGTENDAKELVWECMEAFRKRCLKDTNFELEVEFGLYMYGIGRYKWIDKMKANAKVEISTSVTEIVHHAADDIQQQHEIREMLDYVKTCMKSLQQGCQVLFKLYCFDNLPHEEIAAKLNIQVGNSRKRLLDCRKKLAILLKQNPSFHSFKNEALIHQFVSKVMRK from the coding sequence ATGAAAAACACTGTTATTGGCGATACACTTACCAATCAAACCATTATTGAAGGTTTTCGCAATGGCGACACTCGAATGATAATCAATGCTTACAAAATTGCTCGACCGAGGATTTATGCCTATGTATTGCGAAATACAGGTACAGAAAATGATGCGAAAGAATTGGTATGGGAATGTATGGAAGCTTTCAGAAAACGATGCCTTAAAGATACGAACTTTGAATTAGAAGTAGAGTTTGGTTTGTATATGTATGGCATTGGTCGCTATAAATGGATTGACAAAATGAAAGCAAATGCAAAGGTAGAAATCAGCACTAGTGTGACCGAAATAGTACATCATGCTGCGGATGATATTCAGCAACAACATGAAATCAGGGAAATGCTGGATTATGTGAAAACGTGTATGAAATCATTGCAACAAGGCTGTCAGGTATTGTTCAAACTCTATTGTTTTGACAATCTTCCACATGAAGAAATTGCTGCAAAATTGAACATTCAGGTTGGCAATTCTCGAAAACGCTTGTTGGATTGTCGAAAAAAACTGGCAATACTGTTGAAGCAAAACCCCAGTTTTCATTCATTTAAGAATGAAGCTTTGATTCACCAATTCGTATCAAAAGTGATGCGAAAATAA
- a CDS encoding PIG-L family deacetylase — MRNTIQTLLMLVCLIGFSLQWNTTQAQAPKKWTTSDIQHALKKLNVVGTALFVAAHPDDENQRIISYFANEKGLRTAYLSLTRGDGGQNLIGPEIRELLGVLRTNELLQARGVDGGEQMFSRANDFGYSKNPEETFATWNKEEVLGDVVWAMRKFRPDIVINRFNHEGDRKTHGHHTGSAILSVEAFDLVGDKTAYPEQLKYVNTWQPHRIFFNTSWWFYGSREEFDKADKSGLVSFDAGAYYPLLGKSNTEIAAEARSMHKCQGFGSTGERGSMAEYLQFIDGEKPTDNDPLSGINTGWSRLKGGDAIGKILASVRDNFDANDPSTSVPKLLEALKLIEKLEDNYWREVKSKDIKEVIKACLGMYLEAVASDFSATKGQEIELSMEAINRSDAPVTLKSVQYLPMNLDSSINTKLEKNQDVSFKKTLKIPANMPSTSPYWLNKDASLGMYSVPDQTLRGLPNTPRQFRVKFVLDIAGTPFEYETEVVYKSNDPVKGETYRPFEVIPPVSVALTEKVYLYPNDEAQTIKVMVKAGRENAAGVITIARPQGWTLQPEAAKFDLQQKGEERTFEFQLIPPKNQSVGEITALAKMSGTNEAFTDEMIVMEYDHIPTQTILMPATSKAVRVDLKKKGEKIGYIVGAGDAIPESLEQIGYKVTLLEEKDIEAEKMAQYDAVIVGIRAFNTVDALKFKNKELMQYVKEGGTVMVQYNTSHRLVTEDIAPYPLKLSRDRVAIEEAEVRFLKPEHPVLNTPNKITSADFDGWVQERGLYFPNEWDENFEAILSSNDPDEEPLDGGLLVAKYGEGYYVYSGYSWFRELPAGVPGAYRLFANLISIGK; from the coding sequence ATGCGAAATACAATTCAAACCCTACTCATGCTTGTTTGTCTGATTGGTTTTTCCCTTCAATGGAACACCACACAAGCACAAGCTCCCAAAAAATGGACGACAAGCGACATTCAACACGCCCTTAAAAAACTCAATGTAGTTGGCACAGCTTTATTCGTTGCAGCTCATCCAGATGATGAAAATCAAAGGATTATCTCCTATTTTGCCAACGAAAAAGGTTTGCGAACCGCTTATTTGTCTTTGACCAGAGGAGATGGAGGACAAAATTTAATTGGCCCCGAAATCCGAGAATTGTTGGGTGTTTTGCGTACCAATGAGCTATTGCAGGCTCGAGGCGTGGATGGTGGTGAGCAAATGTTTAGCCGAGCCAATGACTTTGGCTATTCCAAAAATCCAGAAGAAACCTTTGCGACTTGGAACAAAGAAGAAGTCTTGGGCGATGTTGTGTGGGCCATGCGTAAGTTTCGACCCGACATTGTCATCAATCGCTTCAACCATGAAGGCGATCGCAAAACACATGGACACCACACAGGTTCAGCCATTTTATCCGTTGAAGCCTTCGATTTGGTGGGCGACAAAACGGCTTATCCCGAACAATTGAAGTATGTGAACACTTGGCAACCTCATCGGATTTTCTTCAATACTTCTTGGTGGTTTTATGGCAGTCGTGAAGAATTTGATAAAGCAGACAAAAGCGGTTTGGTGAGTTTTGATGCGGGAGCGTATTATCCATTGCTTGGAAAATCGAATACCGAAATTGCAGCAGAAGCCCGCAGTATGCATAAGTGTCAAGGTTTTGGTTCGACAGGCGAACGGGGTTCGATGGCGGAATATTTGCAGTTTATTGATGGCGAAAAACCGACCGACAATGACCCTCTTTCGGGTATTAATACAGGTTGGTCACGATTGAAGGGCGGTGATGCGATTGGCAAAATTTTAGCTTCAGTGCGAGATAATTTTGATGCAAACGACCCTTCTACAAGCGTTCCAAAATTGTTGGAAGCATTGAAGCTAATCGAAAAATTGGAGGACAATTATTGGCGTGAAGTCAAATCAAAAGACATCAAAGAGGTGATCAAAGCCTGTTTGGGGATGTATTTGGAGGCCGTCGCCAGCGATTTTTCGGCAACGAAAGGGCAAGAAATTGAATTGAGCATGGAAGCCATCAACCGTTCGGATGCACCTGTGACTCTGAAAAGTGTGCAATATTTACCCATGAATTTGGATAGCAGCATAAACACTAAGTTGGAGAAAAACCAAGATGTTTCCTTCAAAAAAACGCTAAAAATTCCTGCAAATATGCCTTCAACTTCTCCTTATTGGCTCAACAAAGACGCAAGTTTGGGTATGTACAGCGTTCCCGACCAGACTCTGCGGGGCTTGCCGAATACGCCTCGACAGTTTCGGGTGAAGTTTGTATTGGACATTGCAGGTACGCCTTTTGAGTACGAAACGGAGGTAGTTTACAAAAGTAATGACCCTGTGAAAGGTGAAACCTACCGACCTTTTGAAGTGATTCCGCCTGTATCGGTGGCTTTGACTGAAAAGGTGTATTTATATCCAAACGATGAAGCACAGACCATCAAAGTAATGGTGAAAGCTGGCCGTGAAAATGCGGCAGGCGTTATCACCATTGCCCGCCCACAAGGTTGGACCTTGCAGCCAGAAGCCGCTAAGTTTGATTTGCAGCAAAAAGGCGAGGAAAGAACCTTTGAATTTCAATTGATCCCACCCAAAAATCAAAGTGTGGGAGAGATTACCGCACTAGCAAAAATGTCAGGAACAAATGAAGCATTTACGGATGAAATGATTGTGATGGAATACGACCACATTCCTACACAAACGATTTTGATGCCCGCTACTTCAAAGGCTGTTCGGGTGGATTTGAAGAAAAAAGGCGAAAAAATTGGCTATATTGTAGGGGCTGGTGATGCGATTCCCGAAAGTTTGGAGCAGATTGGTTACAAGGTGACTTTGTTGGAGGAAAAGGATATAGAAGCCGAAAAAATGGCGCAATACGATGCGGTAATCGTGGGGATTCGTGCCTTCAATACGGTGGATGCCTTGAAGTTTAAGAACAAAGAATTGATGCAATATGTGAAAGAGGGCGGTACGGTGATGGTGCAGTACAATACGAGTCACCGTTTGGTGACAGAAGATATTGCACCTTATCCATTGAAATTGTCTCGTGACCGTGTGGCGATTGAAGAAGCTGAAGTGCGCTTTTTGAAGCCCGAGCATCCTGTTTTGAATACACCCAACAAAATTACATCTGCCGACTTTGACGGTTGGGTGCAAGAGCGTGGCTTGTATTTTCCGAATGAGTGGGACGAAAATTTTGAAGCGATTTTGTCGAGCAATGACCCTGATGAAGAACCTTTAGATGGTGGTTTGTTGGTGGCGAAATACGGTGAAGGTTATTATGTGTATTCTGGCTATTCTTGGTTTAGGGAATTGCCTGCGGGAGTGCCTGGGGCGTATCGCTTGTTTGCGAATTTGATTTCTATTGGGAAGTAG
- the fabG gene encoding 3-oxoacyl-ACP reductase FabG, protein MRLANKVAIVTGGARGIGKAIAELFAKEGATVVIWDLLDVGQETAEGIQANGGKASFQKISVTDKEQVEAAAKAVFEENGRLDILINNAGILRDKTLLKMSDDEWATSIHVNLSGVFYCTRAVVPYMQQNQYGRIVSASSTTGLRGNYGQTNYAAAKAGIIGMTKTWATELGKYGITANAIAPGYTLTEMTASIPEEISKGFIQQIPVRMAAEPIDIAYGYLYLASEEARFVSGICLPIDGGVTR, encoded by the coding sequence ATGAGGTTAGCAAACAAAGTCGCCATCGTTACAGGTGGTGCAAGAGGTATTGGCAAAGCGATTGCCGAATTGTTCGCCAAAGAAGGAGCAACGGTTGTAATTTGGGATTTATTGGATGTCGGACAAGAAACCGCCGAAGGAATTCAAGCAAACGGTGGCAAGGCTTCTTTTCAGAAAATATCGGTGACGGACAAAGAACAGGTAGAAGCTGCTGCAAAGGCTGTTTTTGAAGAAAATGGCCGCTTGGATATTTTGATCAACAATGCAGGTATTTTGAGAGACAAAACACTACTGAAAATGAGTGATGATGAATGGGCGACCTCTATTCACGTCAATTTGAGTGGTGTGTTTTACTGCACCCGTGCCGTTGTGCCGTATATGCAGCAAAATCAATACGGACGCATTGTTTCGGCTTCTTCTACTACGGGTTTGCGGGGCAATTATGGACAAACCAATTATGCGGCTGCAAAAGCAGGCATCATCGGCATGACTAAAACTTGGGCTACTGAATTGGGCAAGTACGGAATCACTGCCAATGCGATTGCGCCCGGCTATACGCTGACGGAGATGACCGCTTCGATTCCAGAGGAGATTAGCAAGGGTTTTATCCAACAAATTCCTGTGAGAATGGCTGCCGAACCAATTGACATTGCTTATGGTTATTTGTACTTGGCTTCGGAAGAAGCTCGATTTGTGTCGGGTATTTGTTTGCCAATTGATGGCGGAGTGACAAGGTAG
- a CDS encoding aminotransferase class I/II-fold pyridoxal phosphate-dependent enzyme, translated as MDLFERRLQNLGPLATEAEKAFGYYTFPKLTGEIGPRMKFQGDEKIVWSINSYLGLANHPEVRKADTEIAAKWGFSYPMGSRIMSGHTDQHEQLERELAAAVNKKAAYLLNFGYQGIMSIIDCMLDRHDVLVYDAEGHACIVDGARLHAGKRFAYRFNDMESFEKNLERAAKITEKTGGGILVVTEGVFGMRGVQGKLKEMVALKEKYDFTLLVDDAHGFGAMGPTGGGTDELQGCQDGVDLYFSTFAKSMAGIGAFIATNNPQMIEYLRYNMRSQAFAKTLPMVYVEGTLKRLHLMQQHPELREKLWENVHKLQNGLMERGLDIGYCDTPVTPVYLKASPVEAANLIGDLRENYKIFCSLVMYPVIPKGMLLLRLIPTAAHTDAEIYPTLDALEAVANKLKAGKYDTELVAG; from the coding sequence ATGGATTTATTTGAACGACGACTGCAAAACTTAGGCCCTTTGGCAACAGAAGCCGAAAAGGCATTTGGGTATTATACCTTTCCTAAGTTAACAGGCGAAATCGGCCCTAGAATGAAGTTTCAAGGGGACGAAAAAATTGTTTGGAGTATTAACAGCTATTTGGGTTTGGCAAACCATCCTGAAGTACGGAAAGCCGACACCGAAATTGCAGCCAAATGGGGATTTTCTTACCCAATGGGATCGAGAATCATGTCTGGCCATACAGACCAACATGAGCAGTTGGAGAGAGAATTGGCAGCAGCGGTTAACAAAAAAGCGGCTTACCTTTTGAATTTTGGCTATCAAGGTATTATGTCTATCATTGACTGTATGCTCGATCGTCATGATGTGTTGGTGTATGATGCAGAAGGACACGCTTGTATAGTGGACGGCGCAAGGCTTCACGCAGGAAAACGTTTTGCGTATCGCTTTAATGACATGGAGAGTTTTGAGAAAAACTTGGAGAGAGCTGCAAAAATCACCGAAAAAACAGGCGGTGGAATTTTGGTAGTTACAGAGGGGGTCTTTGGAATGAGAGGTGTTCAGGGCAAGTTGAAAGAAATGGTGGCATTGAAGGAGAAATACGATTTTACCCTATTGGTTGATGATGCACACGGTTTTGGTGCAATGGGACCAACTGGTGGTGGAACCGATGAACTACAAGGTTGTCAAGACGGAGTAGATTTGTACTTCTCTACTTTTGCTAAATCTATGGCGGGAATTGGTGCTTTTATTGCGACCAATAATCCTCAAATGATTGAATATTTGCGCTACAATATGCGTTCTCAGGCTTTTGCCAAAACCTTGCCAATGGTTTATGTGGAGGGTACTTTGAAGCGTTTGCACTTGATGCAGCAGCATCCTGAATTGAGAGAAAAATTGTGGGAAAATGTCCACAAATTGCAAAATGGGTTGATGGAACGTGGTCTGGATATTGGCTACTGCGATACACCTGTTACGCCTGTTTACCTCAAAGCAAGCCCCGTTGAAGCGGCTAACTTGATTGGTGACTTGCGTGAAAACTACAAGATTTTCTGTTCTTTGGTGATGTATCCTGTGATTCCAAAAGGTATGTTGTTGCTTCGATTGATTCCTACGGCTGCTCATACCGATGCAGAAATTTACCCAACTTTGGATGCGCTAGAAGCAGTTGCCAACAAATTGAAGGCAGGTAAATACGATACCGAATTGGTGGCAGGTTAA
- a CDS encoding T9SS type A sorting domain-containing protein produces the protein MKTLLFSLLLAASGMLMATNTAICEPSTVYEQLCELNKYWEKQTDFKELLQQKIQFTEHEDLIQLHLQLVEQNLQEKDISHLSNLQKENRKEALKVLKKYALQKQFPKNTRHASITPYFIDDFNTACAVGHLMRESGAVQQAHWIANTMNNAYIEDMPLEELQQWADEMGFDVEELKWIQPAYGVYAFAEVENADCHTANGNIWVDVGGTGGCAETEDMYAWYDYSENTIKRVGSQKDLTNMSAGFYHFQINMQQIIGNYECSPMRFIGINDTDGPKIEAEVLHPADSGPSNGSIELTITNGTPPYSIEWYDFNEQYLGSDMKIENLKGYFDIFMSQPPDYTHRVKVVDANGCKAFKSFYLVDYSTEETPYPLFTFYLQNTIKNQSIGQIHIETFEQLTYQWSHDSNLTSNKAINLPIGDYTVTITDIETQKVFVRNFTILEEEPTDIADRLIGKLNIYPTLASQNIRIDLPSKSGDYLIEVFNNYGQKISDKTTSIGNDNYSLEVNDYPKGIYFVSMSNTQGKFVGKFVKQ, from the coding sequence ATGAAAACCCTACTCTTTTCCCTACTTCTTGCCGCAAGCGGTATGCTCATGGCTACAAATACTGCAATATGTGAACCTTCAACGGTTTACGAACAACTCTGTGAACTCAACAAATACTGGGAGAAACAAACCGACTTCAAAGAGTTACTGCAACAAAAAATTCAATTCACAGAACATGAAGACTTGATTCAATTGCATTTGCAGTTGGTAGAACAAAACCTTCAAGAGAAAGACATCAGTCATTTGTCTAATCTTCAAAAAGAGAACCGAAAAGAGGCATTGAAGGTACTGAAGAAATATGCACTGCAAAAGCAGTTTCCAAAAAATACCCGTCATGCTTCCATTACTCCATATTTTATTGACGACTTCAATACCGCTTGTGCAGTCGGGCATTTGATGCGTGAAAGCGGTGCGGTGCAACAAGCACATTGGATTGCCAATACGATGAACAATGCCTATATTGAGGATATGCCTCTTGAAGAATTGCAGCAATGGGCGGACGAAATGGGCTTTGACGTAGAGGAATTGAAGTGGATTCAACCTGCTTATGGAGTGTATGCATTTGCAGAAGTCGAAAATGCCGATTGTCATACAGCGAATGGCAATATTTGGGTGGATGTCGGTGGAACAGGGGGGTGTGCCGAAACGGAAGACATGTATGCTTGGTATGACTATTCTGAAAACACAATAAAACGAGTAGGTAGCCAAAAAGATTTAACCAATATGTCTGCTGGATTTTACCACTTCCAAATAAATATGCAGCAGATTATAGGAAATTACGAATGTAGTCCTATGCGTTTCATTGGCATCAATGATACTGATGGCCCTAAAATTGAAGCAGAAGTATTGCACCCTGCTGATTCGGGACCATCAAATGGAAGTATTGAACTTACCATCACCAATGGCACTCCGCCTTATAGTATCGAATGGTATGACTTCAATGAACAATACTTGGGTAGCGATATGAAAATAGAAAACCTAAAAGGCTATTTCGATATTTTCATGTCGCAGCCTCCTGATTATACGCACCGAGTAAAAGTAGTAGATGCCAATGGGTGCAAGGCTTTCAAAAGTTTTTATTTAGTAGATTATTCAACAGAAGAAACTCCTTATCCTCTTTTTACTTTTTATCTTCAAAACACAATTAAAAACCAATCTATAGGTCAGATTCACATCGAAACTTTTGAACAACTCACCTATCAATGGTCACACGACTCCAATTTGACCTCCAATAAAGCAATAAATTTACCAATAGGTGATTACACCGTCACCATTACTGATATAGAAACTCAAAAAGTGTTTGTTCGAAATTTCACCATTTTGGAAGAAGAACCCACCGATATTGCAGATAGACTCATTGGCAAATTGAACATTTATCCTACTTTGGCAAGCCAAAATATCCGCATTGACTTGCCTTCAAAGTCAGGAGATTATTTGATTGAGGTATTCAACAACTATGGCCAAAAGATAAGCGACAAAACGACTTCAATCGGTAATGATAACTATTCATTGGAGGTAAACGATTATCCCAAAGGTATTTATTTTGTTTCTATGAGCAATACACAGGGAAAGTTTGTAGGAAAGTTTGTGAAACAGTGA
- a CDS encoding T9SS type A sorting domain-containing protein, whose translation MKHSIYTFIFVCLFSQTIIFQTKAQSFEHCWQDFFLSAAYDVAYSEYDSTWIVGGQNGNFALDNWPHFDGYISKFDGKGNLLWQVNNLTQWEIGSVNTVLALPDGKILVGGLIGLCDVGPATYLLQMNSDGEALWYKEGAVTDNTTSMSLLPNNRVVLLGISTLSIIDFEGNVIWSSSLNVSSDYHKKSLIITKQGDFLVGGKEFLNLYSKDDGSLLQHQELEGRVSGLASSADNEGYVAIVQNNILQIDTNLQVTNSHNTNFLFEDMLELSLLPYGLLAVLGRHQGQFRVAVLEAKSLILVNDFYLDNPLLVPISIGYSGDLMAIVGGNFSPPYPFSSNYDSFWGLTGAKGTASSFIQVVSPFVAPNIHSVDAGIEAFNFSSADLLDGGSCWFGPYLSQIALKDVELTIRNFGEKPIENIQVNFRSNNSCSNICLSTFTIMEKLNNITIEENETYTFALGDIIIPNKLTQSSYELCFWTSIPNQKIDTNHNNDQYCEILTFTDIEAQNTLSQIQIYPNPTKDLFVIEAPENQSNELQLQLINTQGQILVETHFTQKMEIDVSRYPIGVYLLKVSDGFNSYTEKLLKD comes from the coding sequence ATGAAACATTCCATTTACACTTTTATTTTTGTTTGCCTATTCTCACAAACTATTATTTTTCAGACAAAAGCGCAAAGTTTTGAGCACTGTTGGCAGGATTTTTTTCTTTCGGCGGCTTATGATGTTGCTTATTCTGAATACGATAGCACTTGGATTGTAGGTGGGCAGAATGGCAATTTTGCGCTGGATAATTGGCCCCATTTTGATGGGTATATCAGCAAATTTGATGGGAAAGGAAATTTATTGTGGCAAGTCAATAACCTGACTCAATGGGAAATAGGCTCAGTAAATACTGTTTTGGCATTGCCTGATGGAAAAATACTGGTCGGAGGTTTGATTGGTTTATGTGATGTAGGCCCAGCTACCTACCTTCTACAAATGAACTCAGACGGTGAAGCCCTTTGGTATAAAGAAGGTGCAGTAACCGATAATACCACTTCAATGTCCTTGTTACCGAATAATCGGGTTGTTTTGTTGGGGATAAGCACTTTATCCATTATTGATTTTGAGGGGAATGTCATCTGGTCGAGTTCTTTGAATGTTTCTTCTGATTATCATAAAAAAAGTTTGATAATCACAAAGCAGGGAGATTTTTTAGTAGGTGGAAAAGAATTTTTGAACCTTTATAGCAAAGACGATGGTAGTTTGCTGCAACATCAAGAATTGGAGGGCAGGGTTTCGGGGCTTGCGTCTTCTGCAGACAATGAGGGGTATGTAGCAATAGTTCAAAACAATATTTTACAAATAGATACTAATCTACAGGTGACAAATTCGCATAATACAAATTTCTTGTTTGAAGATATGCTTGAACTATCACTCCTTCCCTATGGTCTTTTGGCCGTTTTGGGCAGACATCAAGGACAATTTAGAGTTGCTGTATTAGAGGCGAAATCTTTGATTTTGGTAAATGACTTCTATTTAGATAATCCTCTTTTAGTTCCTATTTCTATTGGATACAGTGGTGATTTAATGGCAATTGTTGGAGGAAATTTTTCTCCCCCCTATCCATTTTCATCTAACTATGATTCTTTTTGGGGCTTGACGGGGGCAAAAGGAACAGCTTCTTCTTTTATCCAAGTAGTTTCTCCTTTCGTTGCTCCGAATATCCATTCAGTAGATGCAGGTATTGAAGCCTTCAATTTTTCTTCGGCAGATTTGCTTGATGGTGGAAGTTGTTGGTTTGGTCCTTATTTGAGCCAAATTGCACTGAAAGATGTTGAGTTGACAATTAGGAATTTTGGAGAAAAACCCATTGAAAATATACAAGTTAATTTTAGGTCTAATAATTCTTGTTCGAATATCTGCTTGAGTACCTTTACTATAATGGAAAAACTAAACAATATCACGATTGAAGAAAATGAAACTTACACCTTCGCTTTAGGGGATATCATTATTCCTAATAAACTCACCCAATCCTCTTATGAACTCTGCTTCTGGACCAGCATCCCCAATCAAAAAATTGACACAAACCATAACAACGACCAATACTGTGAAATCTTAACTTTCACCGACATTGAAGCACAAAACACGCTATCACAAATCCAAATTTACCCAAATCCCACCAAAGACCTCTTTGTTATTGAAGCCCCTGAAAATCAAAGCAATGAACTGCAATTGCAGCTAATCAATACACAAGGACAAATATTGGTAGAAACGCATTTTACTCAAAAAATGGAAATAGATGTTAGCCGCTATCCCATTGGAGTTTATCTATTGAAGGTTTCGGACGGCTTCAATAGTTATACCGAAAAGTTGTTGAAGGACTAA